A stretch of Syntrophaceae bacterium DNA encodes these proteins:
- a CDS encoding DUF4124 domain-containing protein codes for MMFRQMFSPGCRSGGKTRSCGGEGIHFGGFRAECDSSPLPGRDGTAGAALLMLLLLLGLAVSMAPPAQAGELYRYTAPDGSVLYTNMPMAPAQAERIFHDPPAPASGLGSSAQQAPSPMNAGAATNGFLPAGRAGKSAAASHLIPHFPLVKQKGPWCVAASAEMVLKYYGFPGRQDDIAFAAYENRGTGTSLATISRYINRIAGLRAWLRERTSFDIVKRCIDANVPVLVPLKEPGQSEGHLAVAIGYDDGRQIMTLAEPATGSTIQVPYRSFLKVWTGATVTVTPTRL; via the coding sequence ATGATGTTTCGGCAAATGTTTTCACCGGGGTGTCGATCCGGGGGAAAAACGCGATCCTGCGGCGGGGAAGGCATCCACTTCGGCGGTTTCCGTGCCGAATGCGACAGTAGTCCCCTGCCGGGCAGGGATGGAACCGCGGGTGCCGCCCTCCTGATGCTCCTGCTCCTTCTGGGCCTTGCGGTCTCCATGGCGCCGCCCGCGCAGGCGGGAGAGCTCTATCGCTATACAGCCCCCGACGGGAGCGTTCTATATACGAATATGCCCATGGCGCCAGCCCAGGCCGAACGGATTTTCCACGACCCGCCGGCCCCTGCGTCCGGGCTTGGTTCCTCCGCTCAGCAGGCCCCTTCGCCGATGAATGCAGGAGCCGCAACCAACGGCTTTCTGCCGGCAGGGCGGGCGGGAAAATCCGCGGCGGCTTCCCACCTGATCCCCCATTTTCCACTGGTGAAGCAGAAGGGACCCTGGTGCGTAGCCGCCAGCGCCGAGATGGTCCTGAAGTACTATGGCTTCCCGGGGCGGCAGGACGACATCGCCTTTGCGGCTTACGAAAACCGGGGCACCGGCACGTCCCTGGCGACTATCTCCCGTTACATCAATCGGATCGCAGGGCTCAGGGCATGGCTCCGGGAGCGGACGAGCTTTGATATCGTCAAGCGCTGCATCGACGCGAACGTTCCCGTGCTGGTGCCCCTGAAGGAACCCGGGCAGAGCGAAGGGCACCTTGCCGTGGCCATCGGGTACGACGACGGCCGGCAAATCATGACCCTGGCGGAGCCCGCCACGGGGTCGACCATCCAGGTGCCCTACCGGAGCTTTCTGAAAGTCTGGACGGGCGCCACTGTGACGGTGACGCCGACCCGGCTCTGA
- a CDS encoding class I SAM-dependent methyltransferase: MISWLTQAFRRVCRAEPDDPGREAGQYWRMSANDDRIRDQSHWFGSGRWERERWMEHGEFHRRLLEDRFRRFAAAGNPFPSGETQALEWGCGGGALTRILCERFDRVYGVEISGATLRECSRQMERLGHRNFIDSLVAAEHPESVLETVPAGSVDFILSVAVFQHFPSRAYTIRVLRVMETLLRSGAFAFLQMRYSDGSDRYRTKEGEGSYAAHVITMTSFPFQAFRDLLEEAGLDVLEASCDLDDRNENHGYFFIRKGGGLSA; encoded by the coding sequence ATGATATCGTGGCTGACGCAGGCATTTCGCCGGGTATGCAGGGCAGAGCCCGATGATCCCGGCCGTGAGGCCGGTCAGTACTGGCGGATGAGCGCCAACGACGACCGAATCCGCGACCAGTCCCACTGGTTCGGCTCCGGGCGCTGGGAACGGGAGCGCTGGATGGAACATGGAGAGTTCCACCGGCGCCTCCTGGAAGACCGTTTCCGCCGGTTTGCGGCCGCCGGGAATCCATTCCCGTCAGGGGAAACTCAGGCCCTCGAATGGGGATGCGGCGGCGGTGCCCTGACCCGGATTCTCTGCGAGCGTTTTGACCGCGTTTACGGCGTCGAAATCTCCGGCGCCACCCTCCGGGAATGCTCACGCCAGATGGAGCGGTTGGGACATCGCAATTTCATAGACTCCCTGGTCGCCGCGGAGCATCCGGAGTCCGTGCTGGAAACCGTCCCGGCGGGGTCCGTGGATTTCATCCTCTCAGTCGCCGTCTTTCAGCACTTTCCTTCCCGGGCCTATACCATACGGGTGCTCCGGGTCATGGAAACGCTGCTCCGGAGCGGCGCCTTCGCCTTCCTGCAGATGCGCTACTCCGACGGCTCGGACCGGTACCGGACGAAAGAAGGGGAAGGATCGTACGCCGCTCACGTGATCACCATGACTTCTTTTCCCTTCCAGGCTTTCCGGGATCTCCTGGAAGAGGCCGGACTGGATGTCCTGGAGGCGTCCTGCGACCTCGACGACAGGAACGAAAACCACGGATACTTCTTCATACGGAAAGGCGGCGGTTTGTCAGCCTGA